The DNA segment AGGTGGTCGAGGTCGGACGCGACGTCGAGACCCTGGCGGTCGGCGATCGCGTCGTCGTCCCCTTCACGATCAGCTGTGGCTCGTGTTGGTTCTGCGGACGAGACCAGTACTCGCTCTGTGACAACTCCAACCCGAACGCCGAGATCGCCCGCAAGATGATGGGCCAGTCGCCGGCCGGCCTGTTCGGCTTCTCGCACATGCTCGGCGGCTACGCCGGCGGCCAGGCGGAGTACCTGCGGGTGCCGTACGCGGACGTCGGACCCGTAAAGGTCGACTCCGATCTGCCCGACGAGCAGGTGCTCTTCCTCTCGGACATCTTCCCGACGGGCTACATGGCCGCCGAGAACGCCGACATCGAGGAGGGGGACACGGTCGCGGTCTGGGGCTGTGGGCCGGTCGGGCAGTTCGCCATCCAGAGCGCCTGGATGCTCGGCGCCGGCCGGGTGGTCGCGATCGACCGGGTGGCCGAACGCCTCGAGATGGCACGACAGCACGGCGACGCGGAGGTCATCGACTACGAGGAGGAGGACGTCTACGACCGACTGATGGCGATGACCGGAAACCGCGGGCCGGACCGGTGTATCGACGCGGTCGGGACCGAGGCCCATGGGACGGGTCTCGACGGCTTCTCCGATCGGGTTCGGGAGGGAGTGAAGCTCCAGGACGATCGGCCGTACGTGCTCCGCGAGGCGATCAAATGTTGTCGGAAGGGCGGCACGCTCTCGGTCCCTGGCGTCTACATCGGCCGCGCGAACGTCCCGATGGGGCCGCTGATGAACAAGGCGCTGACGGTGAAGACGGGCCAGACGCACGTCCAGCGCTACCTCGACCCGCTGTTGGAGCGGATCGAGTCGGGCGAGATCGACCCCTCGTTCGTCATCAGCCACCAGGTCTCGCTGGAGGACGGACCGGAGATGTACGAGACCTTCAATCGGAAGGACGACGACTGCATCAAGGTCGTGATGACCCCCTGAGGGGCCGAGACGGGGGCGCCCTCGGTCGAACGACGCGGGAGCGCCGCCGGATCGGTCCGCGGACTCCCTACGGCCCCGCGGGTCCCCGCGCTCACGACGGTCCCTCGCGTCCGGCGGCGACCGCGTGCTCGCGGATCGCCGGCGATCTACCCCCGTCGTTCCCGTTCTAGCGTCTCCTCCACCGCCTCGAGACGGTTCGCGAGCCTGAACTCCCCGTATCCCGCGACGGCCATCCGCGCGTCGCGAACCGTCGTGATCATCTCGTGGACGGTCATGTCATCCATGTATCCGTTCAGGCGCGACGGGGTTACTAACCTTCCGTCGGTGGCTGCTCCCGCGGGACGAGGCGACACCCGTTTAGGCGCGCCGGCCACAGGTCAGCCATGAGCCTGCGCGTGACCTTTCTGGGCACTAGCGGCGCGGTCCCCACAGCCGGTCGCAACCCCAGCGCGATCCACCTCAAGCGGGAGGGCGAGGAGTTCCTGTTCGACTGCGGCGAGGGGACCCAGCGACAGATGATGCGCTTCTCGACCGGCTTCTCGATCTCGCGGATCTTCCTCACCCACCTCCACGGCGATCACGTCCTCGGTCTGCCGGGCCTGCTCCAGACGCTCGACTTCAACGACCGGGTCGAACCGCTGACGATCCACACCCCCCGCGGGACGGCGGGGAACGTCCGCCGACTGATCACGGCGCTCGACACCGCGCCGGGGTTCCCCCTCGAGATCGAGGAGGTTCGCGCCGGCGAGGTCGTTCACGAGGGCGAGGCCTACGAGGTCCGCACCTTCTCGACGGACCACCGCACCCACTCGGTGGGCTACGCGCTGGTCGAATCCGAGAGAAAGGGCCGGTTCGACCGCGAACGCGCCGAGGAGCTCGGCGTACCCGTGGGCCCGGCGTTCGGCCGGCTCCACGCGGGCGAGTCCGTCGAACTCGAGGACCGCGTCGTCGAGCCAGAGGAGGTCGTCGGGCCGCCCCGGCCGGGCCGACGGGTCGTCTACACGGGCGACACCCGGCCGACCGACGCGACGCTCGAGGCCGCCGCCGGAGCCGATCTGCTGATCCACGACGCGACGTTCGGCGACGACTGGGCCGAGCGCGCCCGCGAGACGGGTCACTCGACGGCCCGCGAGGCCGGCGAGCTCGCGAGCGAGGCGGGGGTCGAACGCCTCGCGCTGACCCACGTCTCCTCGCGCTACGCGGGCGACGTCTCCCGGCTCGCGAGCGAGGTCCGCGAGGCGTTCGACGGAGCGTTCGTCGCCGAGGACGGCCAGCGGATCGACGTGGCGTACCCCGAGTAGCCGCCGGTCGGACTCGCCGTATCGTTAATGTGGGTCGCCCCCCTACCACCGGTCGTGAGCGCGCGAACGAGTGCCCTCGACACGCTGATTTTCGGCGTCGACGTCCAGAGCGGCGACGTCCGCGGCGACGCCCCCTCCTACGCCGTCGTCGCCTTCGACGGCGAGAACCTCGACCGCGACGTCGTCTCGCTTCGAAAGCTCCGCCGGCTGATCGACCGCGAGGAGCCCGCGATCGTCTCGACCGACAACGTCTACGAGCTCGCCGCCGACAAGGACGCGCTGGTCCACCTCCTCCGAGAACTGCCCTCGGGGACGAAGCTCGTCCAGGTCACCGGCGCCGAGCGCCCCGAGCCCCTCTCACGGGTGGCCTCGCGCCACGGCGTCCCCTACGGCAAGGAGCCGATGAAGGAGGCCGAGGCCGCCGCACGGCTGGCAGCGGGCAACGTCGGCCACGAGGTGAGCGCTTTCACCAACACCACGCGGGTGAAGGTCGCCCGCGGCCGCTCAACCGGGAAGGGCGGCTGGAGCGAGGACCGCTACACTCGCCGGATCCAGGGGGCGGTGAAGCGGGCGGCCCGCGAAGTGGAGTCCGCGCTCGAGGAGGCGGGACTGGCGTACGAGGCCGACGTCACCGAGAAGTACGGCGGCTACTCGAACGCGATCTACTCCGTCGAGGCAACTCCCGACGAGATCCCCGTCTCGACGCGGCGCTCGGGCGACACGCGCGTCGAGATCGAGCGCGAGCGAACGGACGGCATCGAGTTCGAGCCGCTCGCGAAGCGGCGCGACTACGTGCTCGTCGGCGTCGATCCCGGCACTACCACCGCGGTGGCGATCGTCGGCATCGACGGCGAGGTGCTCGACGTCCTCAGTACCAGAACGGCCGACACCGCCGCGGTCATCGAGTGGATCGTCGAGCGGGGCCGGCCCTTTCTCGTCGCCGCGGACGTCACCCCGATGCCCAACACCGTCGAGAAGCTGCGCCGGAGCTTCGACGCCGCCGGGTGGACGCCCGAGACAGATCTGCCGGTCGACGAGAAACAGCACCGAACCCGCGAGGTGGGCTACGACAACGATCACGAGCGCGATGCGATCGCCGCGGCGCTGTTCGCCCACGACGCCAACGCCGAACGGTTCGAGCGCATCGCGCACAAGACCCCCGCGCGGATCGACCGCGGCGAGGTCACCGCCCGCGTCGTCGGCAACGACGAGCCGATCGAGCGCGTGCTCGACTCCTACCGCGAGGACGACGAGCCCGACGAGGTTGAGGAGGACGGGTCCGAGGAGCACGAACGGAGCCCCGAGCGGCGGCGGATCGCGGAGCTGGAGACGCGCCTCGAGCGCCTCCAGTCACACCTCTCGGAGGTCCGCGAGACGGTCGAGCAACGGGACGAACGGATCGACGAGCTCGAGACCGAGCTCTCGGCGGCGCGAAGCGAGGAACGAAAGGAGGTCCGCGAGCGCCGCGCGGTGACCCGGCTGGAGCGCGAGAACGATCGTCTGGAACGCGAGCGCGACGAACAGCGCGAGGCCCGCGAGGCGCTCGAGGAGAAGCTCGAGCGCCTCAAGGCGCTCTGGAAGCTCGATCACTCGAACTTCTCGGACGTCGACGGCGAGGAGCGCGATCTGGTGGCGGTGAAGCCGATAGAGAAGTTCACCCTCGGCGCGATCGAGGACGCGGAGGAGAGCTATGGGCTGGCGAGGGGCGACGTGATCTACCTGCGCGATGCCAGCGGCGCGGGCCGGCGGACCGCCGAACGCCTCGCCGACGTCTCACCGCGGGTCGTGCTCAAGGAGGGCGGTCTCTCCGAGGTCGCCGACGAGGTGCTCTTCGAACACGAGATCCCCGTCGGACCGGCCGACGACGTCGCGATCCGCGAGGTGGACGAGCTCGCCGTTGCCCGGGAGAGCGACGTCGAGCAGGTCGTCGAGGACTGGCACGAACGCGCCGAACGGCGCCACCGCGATCGGAACGCCGAGATGGTCGACCAGCTCATCAGCGAGCACCGCGCCGAGAGCGGTTAGAACGGCCCGCCGCCGCCCATCCCGAACGTCGCGAGCATCCCGGAGACGAGCGACTTCGCCGCGAGGCCGAGACCGGCGAGCACTAGCGCCAGCCCGCCCGCGACGAGCAGGCTCTCGACGGCGATGAGCGCCAGTCCGGCGATCACCAGGACGATTCCGACGACTCCGAGCGCGCCGAGTCGGTCGAACATGTCGGTGCTGGACGCGCGGCGGCCATAAGCCCGCCGTTCGTGGCGCGTCGCGTCGGTCGCGTCCTCCGGCGGATTTAACAGTCGGCCGACCGAAGCTCGATCCATGAGCGACGACGGAAGCGGGGGGCGGAAGAACCTCCGAATGCCCGACGACGACGAGGTGTTCGCCACCGTGGAGAACATGCTCGGCGCCAACAGGATCAAGGTCCGGTGTGCCGACGGCAAGGAGCGGACCGCGCGGATCCCGGGTCGGATGCGAAAGCGGATCTGGATCCGCGAGGACGACGTCGTGCTGGTCGAGCCGTGGGACTGGCAGGACGAGAAGGCCGACGTCACCTGGCGCTACGAGAAGAGCGACGCCGACCAGCTCAGGCGGGAAGGCCACATCCAGTAGAGCAACGGGAGGCCGACGGTCGAACCCGTCCGATGCCGCTTGCCTCACGTGGACGGCCGGCCGGGGCTCGTCCGACGGGCCACGAGCGCGCCTCGGTGTCGCGCACTTTTATCGCTGGGTCCCCACACGTTCACCATGAGCGACATCGAGGGCGAGTTCGGCCTGCTCGATCCTGAGGGGGCGGAGGGCGTCGGCGACGAGTGGGAGGAGATCGACGTCAGCGATACGGAGGCGGACCGCGTCGCCCGAAAGCGCGACCGGAAGTTCGACACGTTCAGAAAGCGCCTGAAGGACGCCGACCAGTTCAAGGTCGAGGCGTCGGTGTTCGACGACGCCACCCTGGGGGCGCTCTACCGGCTGGTCCAGCACGGCCACGTCCAGGCGTTCGGCGGGCCGATCTCGACGGGCAAGGAGGCGAACGTCTACACCGCGATGGGTAGTGAGGAGCGCGGCGAGGTCGCGGTAAAGGTCTATCGGATCAACGCGAGCGACTTCAAGGACATGCGCGAGTACCTCGTGGGCGACCCCCGGTTCGAGGAGCTCGGCGGCGATAAGAAACGCGTCGTGCTCGCCTGGACCAGAAAGGAGTTCGCGAACCTCCAGCGCGCACGCAAGGCGGGCGTGCGGGTACCCGAACCGATCGCCGTCGAACGCAACGTGCTGGTGATGGAGTACATCGCGACCGACGGCGATCGGGCGAGGCGGCTCAACGAGGTCCACATCGAGAACCCCGCCACCGCCTACAACGTCGTCCGCGAGTACATGCGCCGGCTCGACGACGCCGGGCTGGTCCACGGCGATCTCTCGGAGTACAACATCGTCTTCCACGAGGGCCAACTCGTCTTCCTCGACATGGGGCAAGCGGTGACGGTTCACCACCCCAACGCCGAGGAGTTCCTCCGCCGCGACTGTCGCAACGTCGCGGCCTTCTTCGCTCGACAGGGCCTCGAGACCGACGCCGACGACCTCTACGCCTTCGTCACCGGCGAGAGCGAGTAGCGTTGCGCTCCTCTCGACCCGGACCCATAGATACTCCTACCTCGCAGTGATACCCCATCACATGTTCGACGCGACGCGAACGTCACGGGCCGACGGACGACTCCAAGAGGGGGTCGAAGCGTGAGCGACGAGACGTACCTCGACCGACTGGTGAACGAGGAGGCGCTTCGGTCGTACCTCGAGGAGGCGTTAGGGTCGACCGACGAGTTCTCGATCCAGCGCCACGCCGAGGGCCACTCCAACGAGACGCTGTTTCTGACGTGGGGTGAGCGAGAGCTGGTGCTCCGCCGGCCGCCGCCGGGCGAGACCGCCGACACCGCACACGACGTCCTGCGCGAGTACCGCGTGATGGACGCCCTCCAGGACACCGAGGTGCCGATGCCGACGACCGTGCTGGCCTGCGAGGATCACGACGTGCTGGGCAGCGACTTCTACCTCATGGAGCGGCTCCCGGGCGACGTCATCAGAGGCGAGGAGCCCGAGCGATTTGCCGATCCCGACCACCGCGAGCGGATCGGCGAGGAGCTGGTCGACACCCTCGCGGCGATCCACGGAGTCGACCACGAGGCGGTCGGTCTCGACGGGTTCGGCCGGCCCGCCGGGTTCACCGAACGCCAGGTCGAACGCTGGGGCAAACAGATCGACTGGGCCGCCGAGACCACCGCAGAGCGCCGCGAGGTGCCGGAGCTGGATCGGGTCGGCGAGTGGCTCGAGGCGAACGTTCCTGACGACTACCCCCACACGCTCGTCCACGGCGACTACAAGCTCGACAACGTCTCCTTTGCGCCCGGGACCCCGCCCGAGATCGGCGGCGTCCTCGACTGGGAGCTGAGCACGCTCGGCGATCCCTTCACCGACCTGGGCTGGATGCTCTCGTTCTGGCACGACGCCGACGACCCCGAGCCGGCGATCCCCGAGCTCTATCCTACGTTCATGGCCCACGAGGACTACTCGACGCGCGAGGAACTCGTCGCGCGCTACGAGGACGCAACCGGTTACGAGTTCGAGCACGACCGGTTCTACCGGGCGCTCGCGGTCTACAAGATGGCGGGTCTGGGCGAGATGTTCCTCGCGCGCTACATGAACGGCGACAGCGACGACGACCTCTATCCGCAGATGGAGGAGGCGGTCCCGCGGCTCGCGGAACGGGCGCTCGAGATCATCGAGGACGAGGACTGAGGACGGGGACGAGCGAGAACGTTTAAACCGGCCCAGCCAGTAGGAATCCGTATGAATCACGTGACGATTCCGCAGGACCGCATCGGCGCACTCATCGGTGCGGGCGGGGAGACCCTGCGCGAGATCGAACGGAAGGCGGAGGTTCGCCTCGACGTCGATTCGGAGAACGGGTCGGTTCGCATCGAGAACGTCGGCGACCCCCTCTCCGGGCTGAAGGGTCCCGAGATCGTCCGCGCCATCGGTCGCGGGTTCCCCCCCGAGGACGCCCTCTCGCTGCTCGAGGACGACATGATGATGCTCGATATCATCGACGTGGACGCCGCGAGCCGGAACAAGAACGACCTCCAGCGCAAGAAGGGCCGGCTCATCGGCGAGGGCGGGCGGACCCGCGAGCTGATGGAGGAACTCTCGGGCGCGCGCGTCGTCATCTACGGCTCGACGCTCGGCGTCATCGGCACGCCCGAACGGGTCTCGATGATCCGGGAGGCCGCCGAGATGCTGCTCGAGGGCGCCCCCCACGGTGCGGCCTACTCCTTCCTCGAGCGCAAGCACAACGAGCTCAAACGCGAGGAGCTCGACTACCACCGGTTCTCCGGCGGCGAGTCCGCGTAGTGTAGTATATAAAACTATGTGGCATTCTATGTCACGACGCGACCTCGTCGGTAGCGTGACCGTTCTCGTACCTGCCTTCGTTACTTTTATATAGAATACCAAACAATCCTCTCCTGTCATGGCACAGCAGATGGGTAATCAGCCCCTCATCGTACTCTCCGACGACAGTCAGCGTACCTCCGGACGCGACGCACAGTCGATGAACATCACGGCGGGCAAGGCGGTCGCCGAGTCCGTCCGTACGACGCTCGGCCCGAAAGGGATGGACAAGATGCTCGTCGACAGCGCGGGCTCGGTCGTCGTCACCAACGACGGCGTGACCATCCTCAAGGAGATGGACATCGAGCACCCCGCCGCGAACATGATCGTGGAGGTCGCCCAGACCCAGGAGGACGAGGTCGGCGACGGCACCACGTCGGCGGTCGTCGTGGCCGGTGAGCTCCTCAAACAGGCCGAGGACCTGCTCGATCAGGACATCCACGCGACCACCCTCGCGCAGGGCTACCGACAGGCCGCCGAACGCGCGAAGGAGGTCCTCGACGAGATCGCGATCGACGTCGACGCCGACGACACCGACATCCTCACCCAGATCGCCGCGACGGCGATGACGGGCAAGGGTGCGGAGAACGCCCGCGACGTGCTCGCGGAGCTCGTCGTCGACGCCGTCCGCAACGTCGCGGACGACGACGAGATCGACACCGAGAACGTCAAGATCGAGAAGGTCGTCGGTGGCGCGACCGAGGACTCGGAGCTCATCGAGGGCGTCATCGTGGACAAGGAGCGCGTCCACGACAACATGCCCTACTTCGCCGAGGACGCGAACATCGCGCTACTGGACACCGCCCTCGAGGTGAAGGAGACCGAGATCGACGCCGAGGTCAACGTCACCGACCCCGATCAGCTCCAGCAGTTCCTCGACCAGGAGGAGAAGCAGCTCAAGGAGATGGTCGAGCAGGTAAAGGAGACGGGCGCGGACGTCGTCTTCGCCGGCAAGGGCATCGACGACATGGCCCAGCACTACCTCGCCCAGGAGGGCATCATCGCCGTGCGCCGCGCGAAGTCCAGCGACCTGCAGCGGCTGGCCCGCTCGACCGGCGGCCGCGTCGTCTCGAACGTCGGTGATCTCGAGGAGGACGACCTCGGCTTCGCCGGCTCGGTCGCCCAGAAGGACATCGGCGGCGACCAGCGCATCTTCGTCGAGGACGTCGAGGACGCGAAGAGCGTCACCCTCGTCCTCCGCGGCGGCACCGAGCACGTCGTCGACGAGGTCGAGCGCGCCATCGAGGACTCGCTGGGCGTCGTGCGCGTCACCCTCGAGGACGGCAAGGTGCTGCCCGGTGGCGGCGCCCCCGAGGTCGAACTCGCGCTCCAGCTCCGTGACTTCGCCGACAGCGTCGGCGGCCGCGAGCAGCTCGCCGTCGAGGCGTTCGCCGACGCGCTCGAGGTCATCCCGCGCACGCTCGCGGAGAACGCGGGCCTCGACCCCATCGACTCGCTGGTCGACCTGCGCAGCCAGCACGACGGCGGCACCACGCAGGCCGGCCTCGACGCCTACTCCGGCGACGCCATCGACATGGAGAGCGAGGGCGTCGTCGAACCGCTGCGCGTGAAGACCCAGGCCATCGAGAGCGCCACCGAGGCCGCCGTGATGATCCTGCGCATCGACGACGTCATCGCCGCGGGCGACCTCTCGGGCGGTCAGGTCGACGCCGACGACGGCGGCGACGACATGCCCCCGGGCGGCGGTGGCATGGGCGGCGGCATGGGCGGAATGGGCGGCGGCATGGGCGGTATGGGCGGAATGGGCGGCGCGATGTGAAGTAGGCTCACGCCCTACCACCCAGTCGACCGACGAACCGACTTCTTCCCGTTTTCACCCGAGCAGCGACGCGCCCGTCACTCGAGACGTGCGTTCGTGGTACGTCCCCGGTCCCAGAATGCGACGTTCAGCGGCGCAGCGAAGCACCGATCAGCACCGCGCCGAGCAACAGCAACGCGACCGGAACTCCCGGCACGGCGGCGTGGGTCGTACACTCGTTGATTCCGCCGTCGGGCGTGTAAACGACCTCGCTGCCCTCGAACGCGTAGAGCGCGGGTCCGTCCGCGAGTCCCGCGTAGCCGACCTCCGTACATGCCGTCAGCGGAAGGGACGGGAACAGCGCGACGAAGGCGAGCAGCACTGCCGTCGCGAGCAACAGGGCGGTGATTCCCGTCTGGAACGTCAGCTCTCCCATGGGTCGTACGAACGGTCCCCGGGGACGTGTAGCTAGGGGGATCTACTCGTCGACGTCGAGCGCGAACTGGCGGTTCTCGATCGCCGCGTTCAGGACGACGCTCGTGTTCGACTCGCGGATGTCCGGGTCGACCAGGAGCGACTTGATTCCCTCGTTCATCTCGTCTGTGTCCCTGAACTTCCCGATCGCGATGATGTCGTAGTCGCCGGTGACCTCGTAGACGCTGAGCATCTGCTCGTGTTCCCGCAGACGATCGGTCACGTCCGGCAGCGCGTTACCCTCGACCTTCAGCTGGAGGATCGCGGTCACGTCGTAGCCGAGCATCCCGTAGTCGATCTTCGGGGTATACCCCGTGATCGCGCCTTCCTCCTCGAGCGCCGAGAGGTGGTTCGAGACCGTCGTCACGGAGACGCCGAGCTGCTCGGCGAGGCTGCGGAGGCTCGCCCGGCCGTCGTCCAGTAGAGCGTTCACCAATTTCGAGTCGAGATTTTCGTACGTCATACATCGACTCTACCTCCCTACTCATTAGAAGTTTACGAATATCCAGTTACGATCGTCCATCGGAATACTTGCGCAGAGCGATAACGTTTTAGTATAAACGATATACAGTCAAGGTGTCGAGAACGATGGCAAACGGAAATCTAACATCTGAAGAGGAATCGGTACTGGAGCGCATCGACGAGGAGAACGTCAAGTTCCTTCGGCTTCAGTTCACCGACATCACGGGTACGGTCAAGAACGTCGCGATCCCCGCGAGCCAGGCCGAGAAGGCCTTCGACGAGGGGATCTGGTTCGACGGCTCCTCGATCGAGGGGTTCGTCCGGATCCAGGAGTCGGACATGCGCCTCGAGCCCGACCCGACCACCTTCGAGATCCTCCCCTGGAGATCGAACGGCGACGACGACTACGCGAGCGCACGGCTGATCTGTGACGTCGTCAACACCGACGGGTCGCGCTTCGACGGCGGTCCGCGCCAGGTGCTCAAGCGCGTCCTCGAGAAGGCCGACGAGATGGGCTACACCGTCAGCATCGGCCCCGAACCCGAGTTCTTCCTGTTCAAGACCGACGAGGAGGGCAACGCGACGACGATCCCCCACGACAAGGGCGGCTACTTCGACCTCGCGCCGAAGGACCTCGCGAGCGACGTCCGCCGGGACATCATCTTCGCGCTCGAGGACATGGGCTTCGAGGTCGAGGCCAGCCACCACGAGGTCGCGGAGGGCCAACACGAGATCAACTTCAAGTACGAGGACGCGCTGGCGGCGGCCGACAACATCGCCACGTTCCGTTCGGTCGTTCGGGCGGTCGCCGCGCAGAACGACCTGCACGCGACGTTCATGCCCAAGCCGATCGCCGAGATCAACGGCTCGGGGATGCACACCCACATCAGCCTGTTCGACGAGGACGGCAACGCCTTCGCCGACGAGGACGACGAGTTCAACCTCTCGGAGGTCGCCTACCAGTTCATGGGCGGCATCCTGAACCACGCCGAGGCGTTCGCCGCCGTCACCAACCCGACGGTCAACTCCTACAAACGGCTGGTTCCGGGCTACGAGGCGCCGGTCTACATCGCCTGGTCGGACGTCAACCGCTCGGCGCTCATTCGGGTCCCCGACGCGGCGGGCGCGAGCTCGCGCTTCGAGGTCCGTAACCCCGACCCGTCGTGCAACCCCTACCTCGCCCTCGCGGCGATCATCGGTGCGGGACTGCACGGCATCGAGACGGACGCCGATCCCGGTTCGCCCGTTCGTGAGGACATCTACGAGTTCGACGACGCGAAGCGCGAGGAGTACGGCATCACGACGCTGCCGCCGAACCTCACCACCGCCGTCGACGCCCTCGAGGCCGACGAGGTCATCACCGACGCGCTCGGCGATCACGTCACCGAGAAGTTCATCCAGGCCAAGCGCGCCGACTACGCCGACTACAAGACCCACGTCAGTAGCTGGGAGACCGAGAAGTACCTCGAGAAGTTCTGAGCTGAGTCCCGACCCTCCGAATCGTCCCCCTGTGCTCTCCTCCGTCGTGTTCCCGTCCTCGACCGTCGGTTGGTCCACCCCGCCGTCCGGACGACCTCGGCGTCCCGAACGTACACCGTTCTAGAGAGGTGACGTCGTCCACGGCGGTTCACTCACCGCCGGTCGGATCGGAAGCGCGACTGTATCACGTGCGACCGGAGTCCGATCCCGTGGCGGATCCGTTCGTCGTCGGAACACGGACCATACAGGTGCTAGATTTCCAGGTGACTCGAACGGGCATCGTGGACGCCGAGGTGGCCCGTGAGGCGGGCTTCGATCCCGTCTCAGCGTTCGTCACGACCATCGCTCGCGTCCCCTACTACTCGGGCTGGTCGCGTATGGTGGTCCACGCGACCGCCGACGTCGACACCGGCCGGCTCATCGGTCAACGCCGTCGTCGCCCGATCACCGCGGGGATGACGGCACGGGAGGTCGGCTCGCTCGACTTCGGCTACGCGCCGCCGTTCGGGCCGGTGTGGGATCCCGTACTCGGCGTTGCGAAGGTGCTCGACGAGAAGCCCACGTGAGCGACTCACCGGTCTCCAGAACGGGAGGTATACGACTTCGGCCGTCGGGTCGCCGACCGATCACTCGCCGCGCCAGGTGAGGATGGCGTCGCGGACCCGTCCGGGGACGCCGAGGACTCCGAAGCCGGCCCCGACCATCACCATCAGCACGTAGAGGCCGAGCGTCGAGAGCCAGAGCACGAGCATCGCGGCGATCGCCCAGCCGCCGGCGAGGAAGTAGAAGGCGCCGAGGGTCATTGCGGTGCCGTACAGCAACACGAGATACGGTCCCCAGCCACGCGCGTGGCCACGGCGCATGCGCTTTCTGACGTAGCTCTTGAGGTCCGACTCGACCTCCTCCCTGTTCATCGTTCTGTCCTCGACGTCGGACTGGAAGTCGTCGAGGTCCGTCCGGAGCGAGCGGAGTTCGTCCTGGAGGCCGACGACGTCGGGCGCGGGTCCGCGCTTGCCCGTCCCGGCCTCGTCGTGGGCCGTGCGGGTCGAGTCGGTCGCCTCCCCGCTCTCTCCGCCGATATCGGGGCTCGACCCCCGCGGCGAGTCGGTCGTCTCCTCGCCCTTGCCGATCCCGCGGTCCGTCTCGTCCGTCGCATCGGACGTCACCGCACTCGCCGCGTCGTCGGACTCCAGTGGCGTGCGTTCTGAGGCCTCTACTTCGCCGTCGGGTGCGTCGTTGTCACGAACCATGAGTACGTAGTTGAGCACTGCGCCGAGGATGATGACGATGCCGCCGATGTAGAGCCAGGTGAGCAACAGGAGGATCGCGCCGACGACGCCGTAGGCGTCGTACTGGCCGGCGTTCGAGGCGTAGATGCCGAACAGGGACTGCAGGATCGACCAGCCGGCTCCCGTGAGAACGGCGCCGGGGAGCGCCTGGCGGACCGTCAGCCCGTCGACGTCGGGCAGGACGTAGTGAACGGGCAGGAAGACGACCGAGAGCGCGATGAGCACGAGAAGCGGGGTCAGCGAGATGAAGGGGAGATCCGGAATGAGGACGGTGAGCGTTCCGAGCGCGAGCATCCCGAGCACCGCGATCAGGATCGCGCCGAACACCAACAGCGCGTTCACAAACTGCCCCAGGATCGACTTCTCGAGTCCCGAGCCGTAGACGATCGAGAACGCGATGTCGAGCCCGCGAAAGAGCTTTAGTGCGCTCCAGAGCAGGACGACGAACCCCGCGACCGTCGCTCCGGCTCGCCCCTCCTCGCCGGTGATCGCACCCCTGATCGCCTCCTGTCCGGCCGGCGCGAGGTACGTGCTCGACTGATCGACGACCTGGTTCGCGAGCTCCTGGCCACCGAAGATCGAGACGACGAGAAACAGGAAGAGCAACAGCGGGATCAGCGAGATGAACGCGTAGTAGGCGATGCTCGCCGCCAGGAAGGTGATCTCGTCTTCCTGCGCCTCTTCGACGACCCTCCGTCCGATGGCGACACCGCTCCCGACTCGACTCACACCCGCACTGCGGCCGGCAGCCACATATA comes from the Halalkalicoccus sp. CG83 genome and includes:
- a CDS encoding zinc-dependent alcohol dehydrogenase, whose product is MRALTWHGEKDVRVEEVPDPEIVNPTDAIIEVTATAICGSDLHLYNGKMPSMREGDVLGHEPMGEVVEVGRDVETLAVGDRVVVPFTISCGSCWFCGRDQYSLCDNSNPNAEIARKMMGQSPAGLFGFSHMLGGYAGGQAEYLRVPYADVGPVKVDSDLPDEQVLFLSDIFPTGYMAAENADIEEGDTVAVWGCGPVGQFAIQSAWMLGAGRVVAIDRVAERLEMARQHGDAEVIDYEEEDVYDRLMAMTGNRGPDRCIDAVGTEAHGTGLDGFSDRVREGVKLQDDRPYVLREAIKCCRKGGTLSVPGVYIGRANVPMGPLMNKALTVKTGQTHVQRYLDPLLERIESGEIDPSFVISHQVSLEDGPEMYETFNRKDDDCIKVVMTP
- the rnz gene encoding ribonuclease Z, translating into MSLRVTFLGTSGAVPTAGRNPSAIHLKREGEEFLFDCGEGTQRQMMRFSTGFSISRIFLTHLHGDHVLGLPGLLQTLDFNDRVEPLTIHTPRGTAGNVRRLITALDTAPGFPLEIEEVRAGEVVHEGEAYEVRTFSTDHRTHSVGYALVESERKGRFDRERAEELGVPVGPAFGRLHAGESVELEDRVVEPEEVVGPPRPGRRVVYTGDTRPTDATLEAAAGADLLIHDATFGDDWAERARETGHSTAREAGELASEAGVERLALTHVSSRYAGDVSRLASEVREAFDGAFVAEDGQRIDVAYPE
- the rio1 gene encoding serine/threonine-protein kinase Rio1 encodes the protein MSDIEGEFGLLDPEGAEGVGDEWEEIDVSDTEADRVARKRDRKFDTFRKRLKDADQFKVEASVFDDATLGALYRLVQHGHVQAFGGPISTGKEANVYTAMGSEERGEVAVKVYRINASDFKDMREYLVGDPRFEELGGDKKRVVLAWTRKEFANLQRARKAGVRVPEPIAVERNVLVMEYIATDGDRARRLNEVHIENPATAYNVVREYMRRLDDAGLVHGDLSEYNIVFHEGQLVFLDMGQAVTVHHPNAEEFLRRDCRNVAAFFARQGLETDADDLYAFVTGESE
- the eif1A gene encoding translation initiation factor eIF-1A; translation: MSDDGSGGRKNLRMPDDDEVFATVENMLGANRIKVRCADGKERTARIPGRMRKRIWIREDDVVLVEPWDWQDEKADVTWRYEKSDADQLRREGHIQ
- a CDS encoding DUF460 domain-containing protein; translated protein: MSARTSALDTLIFGVDVQSGDVRGDAPSYAVVAFDGENLDRDVVSLRKLRRLIDREEPAIVSTDNVYELAADKDALVHLLRELPSGTKLVQVTGAERPEPLSRVASRHGVPYGKEPMKEAEAAARLAAGNVGHEVSAFTNTTRVKVARGRSTGKGGWSEDRYTRRIQGAVKRAAREVESALEEAGLAYEADVTEKYGGYSNAIYSVEATPDEIPVSTRRSGDTRVEIERERTDGIEFEPLAKRRDYVLVGVDPGTTTAVAIVGIDGEVLDVLSTRTADTAAVIEWIVERGRPFLVAADVTPMPNTVEKLRRSFDAAGWTPETDLPVDEKQHRTREVGYDNDHERDAIAAALFAHDANAERFERIAHKTPARIDRGEVTARVVGNDEPIERVLDSYREDDEPDEVEEDGSEEHERSPERRRIAELETRLERLQSHLSEVRETVEQRDERIDELETELSAARSEERKEVRERRAVTRLERENDRLERERDEQREAREALEEKLERLKALWKLDHSNFSDVDGEERDLVAVKPIEKFTLGAIEDAEESYGLARGDVIYLRDASGAGRRTAERLADVSPRVVLKEGGLSEVADEVLFEHEIPVGPADDVAIREVDELAVARESDVEQVVEDWHERAERRHRDRNAEMVDQLISEHRAESG
- a CDS encoding DUF7470 family protein, translating into MFDRLGALGVVGIVLVIAGLALIAVESLLVAGGLALVLAGLGLAAKSLVSGMLATFGMGGGGPF